A genomic segment from Deinococcus sp. HSC-46F16 encodes:
- a CDS encoding PIG-L deacetylase family protein: MTQPLKLLLIVPHPDDEVYGAAGTLMDFLEEGHSCGLVTLTRGEAGRTLGLCDSPEELARMRAAELRACLDEIGLTRHEQHTFPDKYLQDEPLEALVEVAREAMTRLRPETVLTFPPNGSNGHPDHVTTHRAVKAAWDRLPPAGRPRLWYYASPTPPEREDLRAAWLAPTLRRDVTRHVTRKLRAIGCHRSQALSTVDFMRKFPERITEETFYEVGE, from the coding sequence ATGACCCAGCCCCTCAAGCTGCTGCTGATCGTGCCCCACCCCGACGACGAGGTGTACGGCGCCGCCGGAACCCTGATGGACTTTTTGGAAGAAGGCCACTCCTGCGGCCTCGTGACCCTCACGCGTGGCGAGGCGGGGCGCACGCTGGGGCTGTGTGACAGTCCGGAGGAGCTGGCCCGGATGCGAGCGGCAGAATTGCGGGCCTGCCTCGACGAGATCGGCCTGACCCGGCATGAACAGCACACCTTCCCCGACAAATATCTGCAAGACGAACCCCTGGAGGCACTGGTGGAAGTCGCGCGGGAGGCGATGACTCGGCTGCGGCCCGAGACGGTCCTGACCTTTCCCCCCAACGGCAGCAACGGCCACCCCGACCACGTGACCACCCACCGGGCGGTGAAGGCCGCGTGGGACCGCCTGCCGCCTGCCGGGCGTCCCCGCCTGTGGTACTACGCCAGCCCCACGCCCCCGGAACGCGAGGACCTGCGGGCGGCGTGGCTCGCGCCCACCCTGCGGCGCGACGTGACCCGGCACGTGACCCGCAAGCTGCGGGCCATCGGGTGCCACCGCAGCCAAGCGCTGAGCACGGTCGACTTCATGCGCAAGTTCCCCGAGCGCATCACCGAGGAGACGTTCTACGAGGTAGGCGAGTAA
- a CDS encoding ABC transporter substrate-binding protein — protein sequence MKRALLLLSLLASSTACAQGSPRTVTIGLGYIPNVQFTPFYVADKLGYYRAEGVNVKFQHGYVSELMPLLLQGKLDFVVGDPEDAVFARNQGAPVRYVMAMYQKSPVTVFSTRPLNRASDLKGKTLGIPGTFGSSYAATRALLDAADLREGRDVRLASIGFTQLEAVRAGRVDAAVGYLNNEVVGLRQSGERVYTLDLSAAYPMVGVGLITLDKTLGGDLARKVVRASQRGLKFTVGDPARAFRLAQPVFGTGGGSLEVLRASVPLMQSAYTRSNGLGASDPAAWTKAVAALVKQGSLPAGTKASTFYTNSLISKTLR from the coding sequence ATGAAGCGTGCCCTCCTCCTGCTCTCCCTGCTCGCGTCTTCCACGGCGTGCGCCCAGGGCTCCCCGCGCACCGTCACCATCGGCCTGGGGTACATCCCCAACGTGCAGTTCACGCCCTTTTACGTGGCCGACAAGCTGGGGTACTACCGCGCCGAGGGCGTAAACGTGAAGTTCCAGCACGGCTACGTCTCGGAACTCATGCCGCTGCTCCTTCAGGGCAAACTCGACTTCGTGGTGGGCGACCCGGAGGACGCGGTCTTTGCCCGCAACCAGGGCGCCCCGGTGCGCTACGTCATGGCGATGTACCAGAAGTCGCCCGTGACAGTGTTCAGCACGAGGCCCTTGAACCGCGCTTCGGACTTGAAGGGCAAGACGCTGGGGATTCCCGGCACCTTCGGCAGCAGCTACGCGGCCACCCGCGCCCTGCTGGACGCGGCGGACCTGCGCGAGGGCCGCGACGTGCGGCTGGCCTCGATCGGCTTCACGCAGCTCGAGGCGGTGCGGGCCGGGCGGGTGGATGCCGCCGTGGGCTACCTCAACAACGAGGTGGTGGGGCTGCGGCAGTCCGGGGAGCGGGTCTACACCCTGGACCTCAGCGCGGCCTACCCGATGGTGGGCGTCGGCCTGATCACCCTCGACAAGACGCTGGGCGGCGACCTCGCCCGCAAGGTCGTGCGGGCCTCGCAGCGCGGGCTGAAGTTCACGGTGGGCGACCCCGCGCGGGCCTTCCGGCTGGCGCAGCCGGTCTTCGGCACCGGGGGCGGCAGCCTGGAGGTGCTGCGGGCCAGCGTCCCGCTGATGCAGAGTGCCTACACGCGGTCCAACGGCCTGGGCGCGAGCGACCCCGCCGCCTGGACGAAGGCGGTCGCCGCGCTGGTGAAGCAGGGCAGCCTCCCCGCCGGGACGAAGGCGAGCACCTTCTACACCAACAGCCTGATCAGCAAGACGCTGCGGTGA
- a CDS encoding RecQ family ATP-dependent DNA helicase, whose translation MPQRIRVRLPDPAPEPEPASAEVAVLPEPEPPAPPPRDARPVAQLEVAAPPPAPPARRGRPSKDMQRAERLAREVFGYDHLHPAQQEAIQSVLLGHDTLAIMPTGSGKSAIYQIAALSLPGPTVVVSPLIALQRDQVEALEEAAPGQAALINSAVRPADREAAWEALEEGDLEFIFLAPEQLASEETLERLRSAEPSLFVVDEAHCVSEWGHAFRPEYLRLGAVVEALGHPTVLALTATASPPVRSEIVERLGMREARVLVRGFDRPNIRLSVRPFADAGTKRAALVDEVVGTQGPGIVYAATRKAAEALAAALAARGVRAAAYHAGMGTAAREGVQGDFMADALEVIVATTAFGMGIDKPNVRFVHHLDISGSVDAYYQEIGRAGRDGGAAQATLFYTPGDLNLRRFFAGSALIDADQVEQVLRAAQDADGPVDPGELREETGLSPSRLLSAVSRLEEVGALEVLPGGEVAAVGSGVSPEAAAQAALAQEHRRAYERSRLEMMRAYAETEGCRREFLLNYFGEGYPAPCGGCDRCEAGLAAPAPDPETLPFALGTRVAHPTFGEGLVMRYEGEKVTVLFDQQGYQTLSLGFVLDHDLLQAVPA comes from the coding sequence ATGCCCCAACGAATCCGGGTCCGCCTGCCTGACCCCGCCCCCGAGCCCGAGCCTGCCTCCGCCGAAGTCGCCGTCCTGCCCGAGCCGGAGCCGCCTGCCCCGCCCCCCCGTGACGCCCGCCCGGTCGCGCAACTGGAGGTGGCCGCGCCGCCCCCGGCCCCACCCGCCCGCCGGGGCCGCCCCTCCAAGGACATGCAGCGGGCCGAGAGGCTCGCCCGCGAGGTCTTCGGCTACGACCACCTCCACCCCGCCCAGCAGGAGGCCATCCAGAGCGTCCTGCTGGGCCACGACACCCTGGCGATCATGCCCACGGGGAGCGGCAAATCGGCCATCTATCAGATCGCCGCGCTCTCGCTGCCCGGCCCCACGGTGGTCGTCTCGCCCTTGATCGCCCTGCAACGCGATCAGGTAGAAGCGCTGGAAGAAGCCGCCCCCGGTCAGGCCGCCCTGATCAACTCGGCGGTGCGCCCCGCCGACCGGGAGGCCGCGTGGGAGGCGCTGGAGGAGGGCGACCTCGAATTCATCTTCCTGGCCCCCGAGCAGCTCGCGAGCGAGGAGACGCTGGAGCGGCTGCGCTCGGCCGAGCCGTCCCTGTTCGTGGTGGACGAGGCGCACTGCGTCTCAGAGTGGGGCCACGCCTTCCGGCCCGAGTACCTGCGGCTGGGGGCGGTGGTCGAGGCGCTGGGGCACCCCACGGTGCTCGCGCTGACCGCGACCGCCTCGCCCCCAGTGCGCTCGGAGATCGTGGAGCGTCTGGGGATGCGGGAGGCGCGGGTGCTGGTGCGCGGCTTCGACCGGCCCAACATCCGGCTCTCGGTGCGGCCCTTCGCCGACGCGGGCACCAAACGCGCGGCGCTGGTAGACGAGGTGGTGGGCACCCAGGGTCCCGGCATCGTGTACGCCGCCACCCGCAAGGCGGCCGAGGCCCTCGCCGCCGCCCTCGCGGCGCGGGGGGTGCGGGCGGCCGCCTACCACGCGGGCATGGGCACCGCCGCCCGCGAGGGCGTGCAGGGAGATTTCATGGCCGACGCGCTGGAGGTGATCGTGGCGACCACGGCCTTCGGCATGGGCATTGACAAGCCCAACGTGCGCTTCGTGCATCACCTCGACATTTCCGGCTCGGTCGACGCCTACTACCAGGAGATCGGGCGGGCCGGGCGTGACGGCGGGGCGGCGCAGGCGACCCTCTTTTACACGCCGGGCGACCTCAACCTGCGCCGTTTCTTTGCCGGGAGTGCCCTGATCGACGCCGATCAGGTCGAGCAGGTGTTGCGGGCCGCCCAGGACGCCGATGGCCCGGTCGATCCCGGCGAGCTGCGCGAGGAGACCGGCCTGTCCCCCAGCCGACTGCTCAGCGCCGTGAGCCGCCTGGAGGAGGTCGGGGCGCTGGAGGTGCTGCCGGGCGGGGAGGTCGCGGCGGTGGGCAGCGGCGTGTCCCCGGAGGCGGCGGCCCAGGCCGCGCTCGCGCAGGAGCATCGCCGCGCCTACGAACGCTCGCGGCTGGAGATGATGCGGGCCTATGCCGAGACGGAAGGCTGCCGCCGCGAGTTTCTGCTGAACTACTTCGGGGAAGGCTACCCCGCCCCCTGCGGAGGCTGCGACCGCTGCGAGGCGGGCTTGGCGGCTCCCGCCCCCGACCCCGAGACCCTGCCCTTCGCCCTCGGGACCCGCGTCGCGCACCCCACCTTCGGGGAAGGCCTCGTCATGCGCTACGAGGGCGAAAAGGTGACGGTGTTGTTCGACCAGCAGGGGTATCAAACGCTCTCGCTGGGCTTCGTGCTGGACCACGACCTGTTGCAAGCCGTTCCGGCCTAG
- a CDS encoding S9 family peptidase: MSQSGPVPPGPESLLALQFPSDPQVSPDGARVAYVLTRVEEDDPRKTDPEFPKPRYRSAVWLAGGGEEARPLTRGEGRDTSPRWSPDGTALAFVREGGGEKGQLFLLPLEGGEARRVTRFKNPVQDVQWSPDGRFLSFLTTADDEDKRDERGEARVITRPRYRFNGRDWLPERPARLWRYNVAAERLEEWHAPEVEVTGYAWLPDSSGVLLISSESEMDAAQWRQEVYRLAHSGEREQVSRWNSAVQAVVPHPDGERFVIVGRPEGKGSPEDAHLFLVEPGGEWRRLDEGWDFPVGNIVGGDMHVGAFPALPTWVDADTLLVSSTVGGSCGLFRVGLDGTVTPQDHDPEGVIPAFTARGGGVALIRERADRFPEVELNGQLVTDLNAALPFAPRSPQRVTFTTEEGQEGEGWVLLPDGEARVPAILTIHGGPHTAYGHAFTHEFQLMAARGYAVCYSNPRGSVGYGQAWASAIHGRWGTVDMADLLAFFDRCLETYPQLDAARSAVMGGSYGGYMTNWITGHTDRFAAAITDRSICNLLSFGGTSDIGLRFWDDELGLNFHRSADALRLWDMSPLKYAEAVKTPTLIVHSVLDHRCPVEQAEQWYAALHLHGVPTRFVRFPGEDHELSRSGRPDRRLKRLEEYLGWLDRWLA; encoded by the coding sequence ATGTCACAATCCGGCCCCGTGCCCCCTGGCCCCGAGAGCCTGCTCGCCCTCCAGTTCCCCTCCGACCCCCAGGTCAGCCCGGACGGGGCACGGGTCGCCTACGTCCTCACGCGGGTGGAGGAGGACGACCCCCGCAAGACCGACCCCGAGTTCCCGAAGCCGCGCTACCGCTCGGCGGTGTGGCTCGCAGGTGGCGGCGAGGAGGCCCGCCCGCTCACACGGGGCGAGGGCCGCGACACCTCGCCGCGCTGGTCGCCGGACGGGACCGCGCTCGCTTTCGTGCGTGAAGGGGGCGGCGAGAAGGGCCAGCTGTTCCTGCTGCCGCTGGAGGGCGGTGAGGCGCGGCGGGTCACCCGGTTCAAGAACCCCGTGCAAGACGTGCAGTGGAGCCCGGACGGCCGCTTCCTCTCCTTCCTGACCACCGCCGACGACGAGGACAAGCGGGACGAGCGCGGCGAGGCCCGCGTGATCACCCGCCCGCGCTACCGCTTCAACGGCCGCGACTGGCTGCCCGAACGTCCCGCGCGGCTGTGGCGCTACAACGTGGCGGCCGAGCGGCTGGAGGAGTGGCACGCGCCCGAGGTCGAGGTGACGGGCTACGCCTGGCTCCCCGACAGCTCCGGCGTGCTGCTGATCTCCTCGGAGAGCGAGATGGACGCGGCGCAGTGGCGGCAGGAGGTCTACCGCCTCGCCCACAGCGGCGAGCGCGAGCAGGTGAGCCGCTGGAACTCCGCGGTTCAGGCGGTCGTGCCGCACCCCGACGGCGAACGCTTCGTGATTGTGGGCCGCCCCGAGGGCAAGGGCAGCCCCGAAGACGCCCACCTCTTCCTGGTCGAGCCGGGCGGCGAGTGGCGGCGGCTGGACGAGGGCTGGGATTTTCCGGTCGGCAACATCGTGGGCGGGGACATGCACGTGGGGGCCTTTCCCGCACTTCCCACGTGGGTGGACGCGGACACCCTGCTCGTCAGCAGCACGGTGGGCGGCTCGTGCGGCCTGTTCCGGGTGGGGCTGGACGGGACGGTGACACCGCAGGACCACGACCCGGAGGGGGTCATTCCTGCCTTCACCGCGCGGGGGGGCGGCGTGGCCCTGATCCGCGAGCGGGCCGACCGCTTTCCGGAGGTGGAACTGAACGGGCAGCTCGTCACCGACCTGAACGCGGCGCTTCCCTTCGCGCCCCGCAGCCCGCAGCGCGTGACCTTCACCACCGAGGAAGGGCAGGAGGGCGAGGGCTGGGTGCTGCTGCCGGACGGCGAGGCGCGGGTGCCCGCCATCCTGACGATTCACGGGGGACCGCACACGGCCTACGGGCACGCCTTTACCCACGAGTTTCAACTGATGGCGGCGCGGGGCTACGCCGTGTGCTACAGCAACCCGCGCGGGAGCGTGGGCTACGGGCAGGCGTGGGCGTCCGCGATTCACGGGCGCTGGGGCACCGTGGACATGGCCGACCTGCTGGCCTTTTTCGACCGCTGCCTGGAAACCTACCCACAGCTTGACGCGGCCCGCAGCGCCGTGATGGGCGGCAGCTACGGCGGCTACATGACGAACTGGATCACCGGGCACACGGATCGCTTCGCGGCGGCGATCACCGACCGCTCGATCTGCAACCTGCTGTCGTTCGGGGGCACCTCCGACATCGGCCTGCGCTTCTGGGACGACGAGCTCGGGCTGAACTTCCACCGTTCGGCGGATGCCCTGCGGCTGTGGGACATGAGCCCGCTGAAGTACGCCGAAGCGGTGAAGACCCCCACCCTGATTGTCCACTCGGTCCTCGACCACCGCTGCCCGGTCGAGCAGGCCGAGCAGTGGTACGCCGCCCTGCACCTGCACGGGGTCCCCACCCGCTTCGTGCGCTTTCCCGGCGAGGACCACGAACTCTCGCGCTCGGGCCGTCCGGACCGCCGCCTGAAACGGCTGGAGGAGTACCTGGGCTGGCTGGACCGCTGGCTGGCGTAA
- a CDS encoding GNAT family N-acetyltransferase: protein MTELPFSLRPPRKPDDYPAQARVRSTFDPEWPVTPELLRVWDEAADPSLFNTELVAERGGDIVGSGQIGHDDFAFEEWRYWGGLTVHPDARGRGIGSALYAALLERVRERGAREVRTMLTDQPWHAAGRAFLDRRGFRVAWERYESRLHTADVNLGAFGPLLEGVAAEGVELHSVADLAADPQRNRRLWELDWLLFQDVPMGNALTRRPLEAWLKQELDDPTFSADLSFVAVRPGLDDPLTGPYVGYSTLMRNPAGFYVIGMTGVRREDRGKGIAKALKAAAMRALAGAGGGEIRTFNDKPNAAMLEMNRALGFQRGPTHFRYELHLGEGK from the coding sequence GTGACCGAGCTTCCCTTCAGCCTCCGCCCACCCCGCAAGCCGGATGATTATCCGGCCCAGGCCCGCGTGCGCTCGACCTTTGATCCCGAGTGGCCCGTGACGCCTGAGCTGCTGCGCGTCTGGGACGAGGCCGCTGACCCCTCTCTTTTCAATACCGAACTCGTGGCCGAGCGTGGGGGCGACATCGTGGGCAGCGGGCAGATCGGCCACGACGACTTCGCCTTCGAGGAGTGGCGCTACTGGGGCGGCCTGACCGTCCACCCGGACGCGCGGGGGCGGGGGATCGGCTCGGCCCTGTACGCGGCGCTGCTGGAGCGGGTCCGCGAGCGGGGCGCCCGCGAGGTCCGCACCATGCTGACCGACCAGCCCTGGCACGCGGCGGGCCGCGCCTTCCTGGACCGCCGGGGCTTCCGGGTGGCCTGGGAACGCTATGAATCGCGCCTGCACACGGCGGACGTGAACCTAGGGGCGTTCGGGCCGTTGTTGGAGGGGGTCGCCGCAGAGGGCGTGGAGCTGCATTCGGTGGCCGACCTCGCCGCCGATCCCCAGCGAAACCGCCGATTGTGGGAACTCGACTGGCTGCTCTTTCAGGACGTGCCGATGGGCAATGCCCTGACCCGCCGCCCGCTGGAAGCGTGGCTGAAGCAGGAACTGGACGACCCCACCTTCTCCGCCGACCTGTCTTTCGTCGCGGTGCGGCCGGGGCTGGACGACCCCCTCACCGGTCCCTACGTGGGCTACTCCACCCTGATGCGGAATCCGGCGGGGTTCTACGTCATCGGCATGACGGGGGTGCGGCGCGAGGACCGGGGCAAGGGCATCGCCAAAGCGCTCAAGGCCGCCGCGATGCGGGCGCTGGCGGGGGCGGGGGGCGGCGAGATTCGCACCTTCAACGACAAGCCGAATGCGGCGATGCTGGAGATGAACCGTGCCCTGGGCTTCCAGCGGGGGCCGACCCACTTCCGCTACGAGCTGCACCTGGGGGAGGGAAAGTGA
- a CDS encoding RIO1 family regulatory kinase/ATPase, whose translation MKGRFHDTDDAPGEEKFRRQRRAPQGRRRVAALTAEGEGTPEDDVIARLKGLGHVHEVLAELKSGKEATAYVARGPRGTLLLKLYRDLQARSFQRDEVYRAGVYIPDARAAKAMAGRSRKGLEMLHQGWVCAEYAHLWHLWEAGLSVPEPLVGPSPFDYSATAPAVLMRLIGEEDQPAPRLSEASLTPAETRSAWDQAVSGMANMLRLGYAHGDYSTYNLLWWENTVTIIDFPQLTTRTNPNFRDLLARDAQSLATSFRRHGVQESGDATLREVQRRALGPGPTPRVLLP comes from the coding sequence ATGAAGGGCCGCTTCCACGACACCGACGACGCCCCCGGCGAGGAGAAATTCCGCCGCCAGCGCCGCGCTCCCCAGGGCCGCCGCCGCGTCGCCGCCCTGACCGCCGAGGGGGAGGGCACCCCCGAAGACGACGTGATCGCCCGGCTCAAGGGGCTGGGGCACGTCCACGAAGTTCTCGCCGAACTCAAGAGCGGCAAGGAAGCCACCGCCTACGTCGCCCGTGGGCCGCGCGGCACGCTGCTGCTCAAGCTCTACCGCGACCTTCAGGCCCGCTCCTTCCAGCGCGACGAGGTCTACCGCGCCGGGGTGTATATCCCTGACGCTCGGGCGGCCAAAGCGATGGCGGGCCGCAGCCGCAAGGGCCTAGAGATGCTGCATCAGGGCTGGGTCTGCGCCGAGTACGCGCACCTGTGGCACCTCTGGGAGGCGGGGCTGAGCGTGCCCGAACCGCTGGTCGGCCCCTCGCCCTTTGACTACAGCGCGACCGCCCCCGCCGTCCTGATGCGCCTGATCGGGGAAGAAGACCAGCCCGCCCCCCGCCTGAGCGAGGCCTCCCTGACGCCCGCCGAGACCCGCAGCGCCTGGGACCAGGCCGTCTCCGGCATGGCGAACATGCTGCGGCTGGGCTACGCCCACGGCGACTACAGCACCTACAACCTCCTCTGGTGGGAGAACACCGTGACGATCATCGACTTTCCGCAATTGACCACCCGCACCAACCCCAATTTCCGCGACCTGCTCGCCCGCGACGCCCAGAGCCTCGCCACCTCCTTCCGGCGCCACGGCGTGCAGGAAAGCGGCGACGCCACCCTGCGCGAGGTGCAGCGCCGCGCCCTGGGACCCGGGCCGACGCCGCGTGTGCTGCTGCCGTGA
- a CDS encoding GNAT family N-acetyltransferase gives MTVHLRPERPADADTIAEVTRLAFTSNGGVRENEMIGEIRASGRFLPDLSLVAELGGRVVGHVLVSPTDLQGDPEQPERPRRVLLLGPLSVLPEFQRRAIGSALMRGVLARLQERPEPMVVLWGHEAYYPRFGFRPASDFGLEPDSPAAMVYPLRRDLSAYAGLKLPH, from the coding sequence GTGACCGTCCACCTTCGCCCCGAGCGACCGGCCGACGCGGACACCATCGCCGAGGTGACCCGCCTGGCCTTCACCTCCAACGGCGGCGTCCGCGAGAACGAGATGATCGGGGAGATTCGCGCCTCCGGCCGATTTCTCCCGGACCTGTCCCTGGTGGCCGAGCTCGGGGGCCGGGTGGTCGGTCATGTCCTCGTGTCCCCGACCGACTTGCAGGGCGACCCGGAGCAGCCCGAACGCCCCCGGCGCGTGCTGCTGCTGGGTCCCCTGAGCGTGCTGCCCGAGTTCCAGCGGCGGGCCATCGGCAGTGCCCTGATGCGGGGGGTGCTGGCGCGGCTTCAGGAGCGTCCCGAACCGATGGTGGTGCTGTGGGGCCATGAGGCCTATTACCCCCGGTTCGGGTTTCGCCCCGCCAGCGACTTCGGTCTGGAACCGGACAGCCCGGCCGCGATGGTCTACCCACTGCGCCGCGATCTCAGTGCCTATGCGGGCCTCAAACTTCCCCATTGA
- a CDS encoding DUF4142 domain-containing protein: protein MKRTLILSALTLSLALPTAAVAGGATGPLGPVSTAQVSNDTDVLFMEVATMSNLTEIQTSRLALQKSSNAQVRAFAQMMITMHTQAQAELNALAARKGVRLADKPGADQRLLYNRLTTLSGAAFDAAYKNVQVNGHQMTLDLIVTYRSIGKDAQVLAYAAKIQPVVADHLARAKALPGN, encoded by the coding sequence ATGAAGCGTACCCTGATCCTGTCGGCCCTGACCCTTTCGCTGGCCCTCCCCACTGCCGCCGTCGCGGGCGGCGCCACCGGTCCCCTCGGCCCGGTGAGCACCGCGCAGGTGTCCAACGACACCGATGTGCTGTTCATGGAAGTCGCCACCATGAGCAACCTCACCGAGATTCAGACCTCGCGCCTCGCGCTGCAAAAGAGCAGCAACGCGCAGGTGCGGGCCTTCGCGCAGATGATGATCACCATGCACACCCAGGCCCAAGCCGAACTGAACGCCCTGGCCGCCCGCAAGGGCGTGCGCCTCGCCGACAAGCCGGGCGCCGACCAGCGCCTCTTGTACAACCGCCTGACCACGCTCTCGGGCGCGGCCTTCGACGCGGCCTACAAGAACGTGCAGGTGAACGGCCACCAGATGACCCTGGACCTGATCGTCACCTACCGCAGCATCGGCAAGGACGCGCAGGTGCTCGCCTACGCCGCCAAGATTCAGCCCGTCGTGGCCGACCACCTCGCGCGGGCCAAGGCGCTGCCGGGCAACTGA
- a CDS encoding M20 family metallopeptidase, translating to MVSLPPAPDLAALLDDLRVLTEIESPSTDPAAIARVMDVAEAWALDLGATVEHLSGGTRRFAFGVTGAARPLLILAHADTVWPHGTLGTMPWRVEGDHAYGPGTYDMKAGLVGAFHSLRALKGGWPRGGVVLLLTPDEEIGSPSSREHIEAAAKGSRAVLVVEPPVADTHALKVGRKGVGDFHLHFQGVASHAGNKPEEGASAITEAARAVLAVQALARPEVGTTVSVGRIVGGGAVNVIPAACTLDIDVRVATLAEAERVTAGIEGLEPQDPRVALTVTGGLNRPPFERGPGTERLFEQAQAVARELGFEVTGEIVGGGSDGNFTAPLCPTLDGLGAPGDGAHAAHEHVRLDRWPDHVRLLTRLMQGL from the coding sequence ATGGTGTCCCTGCCCCCTGCTCCGGACCTCGCCGCCTTGCTGGACGACCTGCGGGTCTTGACCGAAATCGAATCGCCCTCCACGGACCCCGCCGCCATCGCCCGCGTGATGGACGTGGCGGAAGCCTGGGCGCTGGACCTGGGGGCCACGGTCGAGCACCTCTCCGGCGGGACCCGGCGCTTCGCCTTCGGGGTGACGGGAGCGGCGCGGCCCCTGCTGATCCTCGCGCACGCGGACACCGTGTGGCCGCACGGCACCCTGGGGACGATGCCGTGGCGGGTGGAAGGCGACCACGCCTATGGCCCCGGCACCTACGACATGAAGGCGGGGCTGGTGGGGGCTTTCCACTCGCTGCGGGCACTGAAAGGTGGCTGGCCGCGCGGCGGCGTGGTGCTGCTGCTGACTCCCGACGAGGAGATCGGCAGCCCCAGCAGCCGGGAGCACATCGAGGCCGCCGCCAAGGGGAGCCGCGCCGTCCTCGTCGTGGAGCCTCCCGTGGCCGACACCCACGCGCTGAAGGTCGGCCGCAAGGGCGTGGGCGACTTCCACCTGCACTTTCAGGGGGTCGCCTCGCACGCGGGCAATAAGCCGGAGGAGGGCGCGAGCGCGATCACCGAAGCTGCCCGCGCCGTTCTCGCGGTGCAGGCGCTCGCCCGTCCGGAGGTGGGCACCACCGTCAGCGTCGGGCGCATCGTGGGGGGCGGGGCTGTGAACGTGATTCCGGCGGCCTGCACCCTGGACATCGACGTGCGGGTGGCGACGCTGGCCGAGGCCGAACGGGTGACGGCGGGCATCGAGGGACTGGAACCGCAGGACCCCCGCGTGGCCCTGACGGTCACCGGGGGCCTCAACCGCCCGCCCTTCGAGCGCGGCCCCGGTACCGAGCGCCTCTTCGAGCAGGCGCAGGCGGTGGCCCGCGAACTCGGGTTCGAGGTGACGGGCGAGATCGTGGGCGGCGGCAGCGACGGCAACTTCACCGCACCGCTGTGCCCCACGTTGGACGGGCTGGGCGCTCCCGGTGACGGGGCACATGCCGCCCACGAACACGTACGCCTTGACCGCTGGCCCGATCATGTCCGGCTGCTGACCCGGCTGATGCAGGGGCTGTGA
- a CDS encoding VOC family protein, with amino-acid sequence MRALETCLYVDDLDRAEPFYSEVLGLPLFGKVAGRHLFYRLEGSMLLIFHPEASAQPGDLPPHAGRPGGHACLTIGREETDAWQARLEGHGLTVTRYAWGERGESLYFHDPAGNVLELAPASIWGLGDAGQ; translated from the coding sequence ATGCGTGCCTTGGAGACCTGCCTTTACGTGGACGACCTGGACCGGGCCGAGCCCTTCTATTCGGAGGTGCTCGGCCTGCCTCTCTTTGGCAAGGTGGCGGGGCGGCACCTCTTCTACCGGCTGGAGGGAAGCATGCTGCTGATCTTCCATCCGGAGGCGAGCGCCCAACCCGGCGACCTGCCGCCGCACGCGGGGAGGCCGGGCGGGCACGCCTGCCTCACCATCGGGCGCGAGGAGACGGACGCGTGGCAGGCCCGGCTGGAGGGCCACGGCCTGACCGTCACCCGCTACGCCTGGGGCGAGCGGGGCGAGAGTCTCTACTTTCACGACCCGGCGGGCAACGTGCTGGAACTGGCCCCGGCGAGCATCTGGGGGCTGGGGGATGCGGGTCAATGA